A section of the Myxococcus virescens genome encodes:
- a CDS encoding type II secretion system protein: MVQRPTTRRRQGGFTLLVAMGVVTMVTLAVLLSYGVVSREAEVQGDGRRYKEAYFAAEAGLAEGREAMRIRLGNLQSYSSALAAMPQVNEPGLPAGGDRPYLEVLQGPGGVGGWNSLAIDESDLAPTERQSPSGDAYAAFPLQTNVRYRVFVRDDEDATASGLDDDNGQVWLIAVGEVVGRDGSRPTRAVIQALISNENAPAVTSPGPTQEGGGPAGTFDGSGTVTDVGNEVDITPAP; the protein is encoded by the coding sequence ATGGTGCAACGTCCCACAACCCGACGGCGGCAAGGTGGCTTCACGCTGCTGGTCGCCATGGGCGTCGTCACGATGGTCACCCTCGCGGTGCTCCTCAGCTACGGCGTGGTGAGCCGCGAGGCGGAAGTCCAGGGTGATGGCCGCCGCTACAAGGAGGCCTACTTCGCGGCGGAGGCGGGCCTGGCCGAGGGGCGCGAGGCGATGCGCATCCGGCTGGGCAATCTGCAGAGCTATTCGTCCGCGCTCGCGGCGATGCCTCAAGTCAACGAGCCGGGCCTGCCGGCAGGCGGCGACCGTCCCTATCTCGAGGTCCTCCAAGGACCAGGCGGGGTCGGAGGCTGGAACTCGCTGGCCATCGACGAGTCGGACCTGGCGCCCACGGAACGCCAGAGTCCCTCGGGAGATGCCTACGCCGCCTTCCCGCTCCAAACGAACGTGCGCTATCGCGTCTTCGTCCGCGATGACGAGGACGCCACTGCGTCAGGTCTCGACGATGACAATGGGCAGGTCTGGCTCATCGCCGTCGGAGAGGTCGTGGGCCGCGATGGAAGCCGGCCTACACGTGCCGTCATCCAGGCCCTCATCTCTAACGAGAACGCGCCGGCCGTCACCAGCCCTGGCCCGACTCAGGAGGGAGGCGGCCCCGCAGGCACCTTCGACGGCTCCGGCACGGTGACCGACGTCGGAAATGAAGTGGACATCACCCCCGCCCCTTGA
- the lspA gene encoding signal peptidase II, giving the protein MPRKYIILLAVTLGVIVLDQWTKYLVVRELTTQMEGKERLGERLAAMYSEPPPRGFTGMHYQPRRHIEISESFFRIRYLENPGAAWGMFRSMPPEARVPLFHVAIIGALILITFSFRKLTGTDPEEKWALWGLPLVLGGALGNYIDRIARAFVIDFLEVHWFDKATFPSFNIADAAICIGVGMLIVDSFVRKEKPAQAPTQA; this is encoded by the coding sequence GTGCCGCGCAAATACATCATCCTCCTCGCCGTCACCCTTGGCGTCATCGTGCTCGACCAGTGGACGAAGTACCTCGTCGTCCGCGAGCTGACCACCCAGATGGAAGGCAAGGAGCGCCTGGGCGAGCGCCTGGCCGCGATGTACTCCGAGCCGCCCCCCAGGGGCTTCACGGGGATGCACTACCAGCCCCGGCGGCACATCGAGATTTCGGAGTCGTTCTTCCGCATCCGCTACCTGGAGAACCCGGGCGCCGCGTGGGGCATGTTCCGGAGCATGCCGCCGGAGGCGCGGGTGCCGCTCTTCCACGTGGCCATCATTGGCGCGCTCATCCTCATCACCTTCAGCTTCCGCAAGCTGACCGGCACGGACCCGGAAGAGAAGTGGGCGCTGTGGGGGCTGCCGTTGGTGCTGGGCGGCGCGCTGGGCAACTACATCGACCGCATCGCCCGGGCCTTCGTCATCGACTTCCTCGAGGTCCACTGGTTCGACAAGGCGACCTTCCCGTCCTTCAACATCGCCGACGCGGCCATCTGCATTGGCGTGGGCATGCTCATCGTCGACTCCTTCGTCCGCAAGGAGAAGCCGGCCCAGGCCCCCACCCAGGCCTAG
- a CDS encoding c-type cytochrome: protein MNRLILLSLLLLPGLASSATDEGKLAFEKACARCHVVTAQGQKKTKAAAKAPNYRRRGPSVDLGPVVPMRTPDQLRAWLAGPNQIKPKTSCDTRLLPDGDRELLLSYLALSLHPTPPTREEQLRLQLKQDLAARQAQKQRQADEPARRSQGKK, encoded by the coding sequence ATGAACCGACTCATCCTGTTGTCCCTCCTGCTCCTGCCGGGACTGGCCAGCAGCGCCACGGATGAAGGCAAGCTCGCCTTCGAGAAGGCCTGCGCCCGCTGTCACGTCGTCACCGCGCAAGGACAGAAGAAAACAAAGGCCGCGGCCAAGGCCCCGAACTACCGCAGGCGCGGACCGAGCGTCGACCTGGGCCCCGTGGTCCCGATGCGCACGCCCGACCAACTGCGCGCATGGCTGGCAGGCCCCAACCAGATCAAACCCAAGACGAGTTGCGATACGCGCCTGCTACCCGATGGCGACAGGGAGCTGCTCCTCAGCTACCTGGCGCTCAGCCTCCACCCCACACCTCCTACGCGCGAGGAGCAACTTCGCCTGCAGCTCAAGCAGGACCTCGCAGCACGCCAGGCGCAGAAGCAGCGCCAGGCGGATGAACCGGCCCGCCGTTCGCAGGGGAAGAAGTGA
- a CDS encoding endonuclease/exonuclease/phosphatase family protein → MKKTLTSLLCAAVSLTLLSLACGEGSPPQVPQPLEDGGVLWTECSPEGAREDCSQGESCIFVASHDRHLCVRACDSQTACEHPDAVCCPSSGEEAEGGHCVPSNACVPTDAGVDGGSNEETDGGALEDGGTSTDDGGTQEEDAGVDPEPDAGTDPEPDAGVDPEPDAGTEPDAGTDAGTDAGTDAGTDAGTDGGTDAGHTPIRVMASNLSSGNYQSYDPGHGIRLIKGVDPDIVLMQEFNYGSNSAADIRSLVDQIAPGFHYSRETGAQIPNGIISRWPIIQFGQWPDPQVSNRDFAWARIDIPGPRDLWAVSVHLLTSSSSNRNAEAQAIVNQVRSQIPEDDYLVIGGDLNTDSFSESCFATFRQVVTTAGPHPADHNGNTGTNRNRNKPYDQVLVDQDLRQYQQATVIGSSTFPNGLVLDSRTYRPLSEIAPVQSGDSSSSNMQHMGVVKDFLVPNF, encoded by the coding sequence ATGAAGAAGACGCTCACCTCTCTCCTGTGCGCGGCGGTTTCGCTCACCCTTCTGTCCCTGGCGTGTGGTGAGGGCAGCCCGCCCCAGGTGCCGCAGCCGCTCGAGGATGGAGGGGTTCTCTGGACGGAGTGCAGCCCCGAGGGCGCCAGGGAAGACTGCTCGCAGGGCGAATCCTGCATCTTCGTCGCGTCCCATGACCGCCACCTGTGCGTCCGGGCCTGTGATTCGCAGACCGCGTGCGAGCACCCGGATGCGGTCTGCTGCCCCTCGTCCGGAGAGGAGGCCGAGGGCGGCCACTGCGTGCCGAGCAACGCGTGCGTGCCGACCGACGCGGGCGTGGACGGCGGTTCGAACGAGGAGACGGACGGCGGCGCCCTGGAGGATGGCGGCACGTCCACCGATGACGGTGGCACCCAGGAAGAAGACGCGGGCGTGGACCCGGAGCCGGATGCCGGCACCGACCCCGAGCCGGACGCGGGCGTGGATCCGGAGCCGGATGCTGGCACCGAGCCCGACGCGGGCACGGATGCCGGTACGGACGCGGGGACGGATGCCGGCACCGACGCGGGGACCGACGGCGGCACGGACGCGGGCCACACCCCCATTCGCGTGATGGCGTCCAACCTCAGCAGTGGCAACTACCAGTCCTACGATCCGGGGCACGGCATCCGTCTCATCAAGGGCGTGGATCCGGACATCGTGCTGATGCAGGAGTTCAACTACGGGAGCAACTCGGCGGCGGACATCCGCTCGCTGGTGGACCAGATTGCGCCGGGCTTCCACTACTCCCGCGAGACGGGCGCGCAGATTCCCAATGGCATCATCAGCCGCTGGCCCATCATCCAGTTCGGCCAGTGGCCCGACCCGCAGGTGTCCAACCGGGACTTCGCCTGGGCGCGCATCGACATCCCCGGTCCCCGCGACCTCTGGGCGGTGAGCGTGCACCTGCTCACGTCCAGCTCCAGCAACCGCAACGCGGAGGCGCAGGCCATCGTCAATCAGGTCCGCTCGCAGATTCCCGAGGACGACTACCTCGTCATCGGTGGCGACCTGAACACGGACAGCTTCAGCGAGTCCTGCTTCGCCACCTTCCGGCAGGTCGTGACGACGGCGGGGCCGCACCCGGCGGACCACAACGGCAACACGGGCACCAACCGCAACCGCAACAAGCCCTACGACCAGGTTCTGGTGGACCAGGACCTGCGCCAGTACCAGCAGGCGACCGTCATCGGCTCCAGCACCTTCCCCAACGGGCTGGTGCTCGACAGCCGCACCTACCGGCCGCTGTCGGAGATTGCCCCGGTGCAGTCCGGCGACAGCAGTTCCTCCAACATGCAGCACATGGGCGTGGTGAAGGACTTCCTCGTCCCCAACTTCTGA
- a CDS encoding SDR family NAD(P)-dependent oxidoreductase: MSLPSHPRAVITGAGTGLGRALCEELARRRARVLVTDINAASAEETALRVTRAGGEAHVHVCDVTEPAQVEAMADAAERLLGGVDLLVNNAGVVSAGPVGELSLSEWKRVLDINLWGVIHGCHVFVPRMRRQGSGHILNIASAAGLVYVPDLAAYNVSKAGVVALSETLHAELRATGIGVTVACPSFFRTQIASSGAYANDTLRTLAVGMMDAARMGPEVVARRLLKAVDARSLYTVPMADARWGWRLRRMSPSLFLRAVAAMDRSARAWLLRRR; this comes from the coding sequence ATGAGCCTTCCATCCCATCCAAGAGCCGTCATCACCGGCGCAGGCACCGGCCTGGGCCGCGCGCTCTGCGAGGAGCTCGCACGCAGACGGGCCCGCGTGCTCGTCACCGACATCAACGCCGCCTCCGCCGAGGAGACCGCGCTGCGCGTCACCCGCGCGGGAGGCGAAGCCCACGTCCATGTCTGTGATGTCACCGAGCCGGCCCAGGTCGAAGCCATGGCCGACGCCGCGGAGCGGCTCCTGGGCGGCGTGGACCTGCTGGTCAACAACGCGGGCGTCGTCAGCGCGGGCCCAGTGGGTGAGCTGTCGCTCTCCGAATGGAAGCGCGTGCTGGACATCAACCTGTGGGGCGTCATCCACGGCTGCCATGTCTTCGTCCCCCGGATGCGCAGGCAGGGGTCCGGCCACATCCTCAACATCGCCTCGGCGGCGGGGCTCGTGTACGTGCCCGACCTGGCGGCCTACAACGTGTCCAAGGCGGGCGTGGTCGCGCTCTCCGAGACACTCCACGCCGAGCTGAGGGCCACCGGCATCGGCGTCACCGTGGCGTGCCCCAGCTTCTTCCGCACCCAGATTGCCAGCTCGGGCGCCTACGCCAACGACACGCTGCGCACCCTCGCCGTCGGGATGATGGATGCGGCCCGCATGGGTCCGGAGGTCGTCGCGCGCAGGCTCCTGAAGGCCGTGGACGCGCGAAGCCTCTACACCGTCCCCATGGCGGATGCGCGCTGGGGCTGGCGCCTGCGCCGCATGTCCCCCAGCCTCTTCCTCCGCGCCGTCGCCGCGATGGACCGCTCCGCTCGCGCGTGGCTTCTGCGACGACGCTGA
- a CDS encoding prolipoprotein diacylglyceryl transferase has translation MLPVLVHLTFTSLWSQLLLYAMAAGTVGYVVFNGWRSAEGELDARTGTRAPVPSQDRLLRAAGYGVVGAVLAWFALQYALPPGAFPGAKGEGIPVHTYGLLLALGFITAVTVAGRLAQDEWRTLELKDGAWVDVEGPKKREQIMDMTVWILLGGIGGSRLLFVLVNWQDYARDWTQVFSLGGGLVFYGGLIGASVAAFVFARMHGLDFWRLADVCIPTVSLGQCLGRLGCFSAGCCWGDVAPAHAATAVHFPGSGVAQDLLGGSGNTSSLAYSSQLQDTRYVVEATGEIFHHAAPGAVRISDWVAQQGHTLGVYPTQLFESVGQLVLFVGLLYARRYRRFHGHVLAFWLMAYAVLRSTVELFRGDVERGTLYGLLQSLGAGELAAAVPLEAWYNVSTSQFISLCMFTFGAVLLAQKGRRRESEAASLGPTPSAA, from the coding sequence ATGCTCCCTGTCCTCGTCCACCTCACCTTCACTTCGCTCTGGTCGCAGCTCCTGCTGTACGCGATGGCCGCGGGCACGGTGGGCTACGTCGTCTTCAACGGCTGGCGCAGCGCCGAGGGCGAGCTGGATGCTCGGACGGGCACGCGCGCGCCAGTGCCCTCGCAAGACCGGCTGCTGCGGGCCGCGGGGTATGGCGTCGTGGGCGCGGTGCTGGCCTGGTTCGCCCTGCAGTACGCGCTGCCGCCCGGGGCCTTTCCGGGCGCCAAGGGCGAGGGCATCCCCGTGCACACCTACGGCCTGCTGCTGGCCCTGGGCTTCATCACCGCGGTGACGGTGGCGGGACGGCTGGCGCAGGACGAATGGCGCACGCTGGAGCTGAAGGACGGGGCGTGGGTGGACGTGGAGGGGCCGAAGAAGCGCGAGCAAATCATGGACATGACGGTCTGGATTCTGCTCGGCGGCATCGGCGGGAGCCGGCTGCTCTTCGTGCTCGTGAACTGGCAGGACTACGCCCGTGACTGGACGCAGGTGTTCTCCCTGGGCGGAGGGCTCGTCTTCTATGGCGGCTTGATTGGCGCGTCCGTGGCCGCGTTCGTGTTCGCGCGGATGCATGGCCTGGACTTCTGGCGCCTCGCCGACGTGTGCATCCCCACCGTGTCGTTAGGCCAGTGCCTGGGCCGCCTGGGGTGCTTCAGCGCGGGGTGCTGCTGGGGGGACGTGGCGCCCGCGCATGCCGCCACCGCCGTGCACTTCCCCGGCAGCGGGGTGGCGCAGGACCTCCTGGGCGGGTCGGGCAACACGTCCAGCCTGGCGTATTCGTCCCAGCTCCAGGACACGCGGTACGTCGTGGAGGCCACGGGTGAAATCTTCCACCACGCCGCGCCTGGCGCGGTGCGCATCTCAGATTGGGTGGCGCAGCAGGGCCACACCCTGGGGGTGTACCCCACCCAGCTCTTCGAGTCCGTCGGGCAGCTGGTGCTCTTCGTGGGGCTGCTGTACGCCCGGCGCTACCGCCGCTTCCACGGCCACGTCCTGGCGTTCTGGCTGATGGCCTACGCGGTGCTGCGGAGCACGGTGGAGCTGTTCCGTGGGGACGTGGAGCGCGGCACGCTGTACGGCCTGCTCCAGTCGCTGGGGGCCGGGGAGCTGGCGGCGGCGGTGCCGCTGGAGGCGTGGTACAATGTCTCCACCAGCCAGTTCATCTCCCTGTGTATGTTCACCTTTGGCGCGGTGCTGCTCGCCCAGAAGGGCCGCCGCCGGGAGAGCGAGGCGGCAAGCCTGGGGCCTACCCCCTCGGCTGCGTGA
- the lspA gene encoding signal peptidase II, with amino-acid sequence MKVSHRFVLLVIVAVLAADQVTKYLAVSRLTDALDGREGLARVTGFVTERNLDNRPPPEDGSYRVLRPYRFIEDYWHFRYVENPGAAWGIFGDMPEGVRRLFFLVVSLAAMGFIFVMYRRTPMEQRLARVALALVTAGALGNFVDRLLRGYVIDFIDWHWRNQPGMRWPTFNVADVAITVGVSLLLLDSMRAPKSPNP; translated from the coding sequence ATGAAAGTCTCCCATCGATTCGTCCTCCTCGTGATTGTCGCGGTGCTCGCCGCAGACCAGGTGACCAAGTACCTGGCTGTCTCTCGGCTGACGGATGCCCTGGATGGGCGGGAAGGCCTGGCGCGGGTGACGGGCTTCGTCACCGAGCGGAACCTGGACAACCGCCCGCCGCCCGAGGACGGCTCGTACCGGGTGTTGCGGCCCTATCGCTTCATCGAGGACTACTGGCACTTCCGCTACGTGGAGAACCCGGGCGCGGCCTGGGGCATCTTCGGCGACATGCCCGAGGGCGTGCGGCGCCTCTTCTTCCTCGTGGTGAGCCTGGCGGCCATGGGCTTCATCTTCGTGATGTACCGGCGCACGCCCATGGAGCAGCGGCTGGCCCGGGTGGCCCTGGCGCTGGTGACGGCTGGCGCGCTGGGCAACTTCGTGGACCGGTTGTTGCGTGGCTACGTCATCGACTTCATCGACTGGCACTGGCGCAACCAGCCGGGGATGCGCTGGCCGACCTTCAACGTGGCGGACGTGGCCATCACCGTCGGGGTGAGTCTCTTGCTGCTGGACTCGATGCGGGCGCCGAAAAGCCCCAATCCGTGA
- a CDS encoding DUF6929 family protein → MLHLTPRRTLDLEAPTAPGRPSHVTASSGLVRSGDWLYTVADEPLHLAAFSLSKASPGHGVVLVANHQPDASVSLKSSQPDLEVPCLLVPQGSAPHGSLLMLPSGTSSGRQRGALVALGADGTLAGDARPVDVTALYTQLSREFGPLRIAGAAMSGGLMRLLQRGSGEPGTDALVDLDAERVLRGLEAGTLGPDVVRMTRRWELGQAGGMRLSFTAASPLPGGRMVFTATAGSTGPTAAVGGSVVGVLAPDGSPQFLDALEGHVTVTGVDARVEQGRVRLLLAALSEDGAGPANLLEATLDVPA, encoded by the coding sequence ATGCTTCACCTGACCCCACGGCGCACCCTCGACCTGGAGGCGCCCACCGCGCCAGGACGTCCGTCTCACGTCACCGCCTCGAGCGGACTGGTCCGCTCGGGCGACTGGCTCTACACCGTCGCGGATGAGCCGCTGCACCTGGCCGCGTTCTCCCTGTCGAAGGCAAGTCCCGGTCATGGCGTGGTGCTCGTCGCGAACCACCAGCCCGACGCGTCTGTCTCCCTCAAGTCGTCGCAGCCCGACCTGGAGGTGCCCTGTCTGCTGGTGCCCCAGGGCAGCGCGCCCCACGGTTCGCTGCTGATGCTGCCGTCGGGCACCTCCTCGGGCAGGCAGCGCGGCGCGCTGGTCGCCCTGGGCGCGGACGGCACCCTGGCGGGAGATGCCCGGCCCGTGGACGTCACCGCGCTGTACACCCAGCTCAGCCGGGAGTTCGGACCGCTCCGCATCGCCGGGGCGGCGATGTCGGGCGGACTGATGCGGCTGCTCCAGCGCGGCAGCGGCGAGCCCGGCACCGACGCGCTCGTGGACCTGGACGCGGAGCGGGTGCTGCGCGGACTGGAAGCCGGCACGCTGGGCCCGGACGTGGTGCGCATGACGCGCCGCTGGGAGCTGGGACAGGCCGGAGGCATGCGGCTGTCCTTCACGGCGGCATCGCCGCTTCCTGGCGGGCGGATGGTCTTCACCGCGACCGCGGGGAGCACCGGCCCGACGGCAGCCGTGGGCGGCTCCGTGGTGGGCGTGCTGGCTCCGGATGGCTCGCCGCAGTTCCTCGACGCGCTGGAGGGCCACGTGACGGTGACAGGCGTCGATGCCCGGGTGGAACAGGGACGCGTGCGGCTGCTCCTGGCGGCCCTCTCCGAAGACGGGGCGGGCCCCGCGAACCTGCTGGAAGCGACGCTGGACGTCCCGGCGTAG
- a CDS encoding tetratricopeptide repeat protein, with product MKSLRLALAVLSLAATACRDKPVDHLQRARDATFEKRPDEALVEYRKAFDALRHDSSPEALVLRARALKGAADVYWLEQRKVKEAVGVYRELIQQCPESPEALEARIILADLLRVHYRDLRGAIDQLTAALKLNPPQGAELHYLVTKLYFELGDYQQCELETRRVMERFPTSAYVDDALYLQAQAIAMMEGRRQEASRTFADLRTRFPDSELAPHALFEMGKLRADAGENEKAIETWVDALKTHPDPALVQDYIARARRRIANTTAAGVGQREVAFDRVRPARTSLEAVGGRPEEAAHEHD from the coding sequence ATGAAGTCCTTGCGGCTCGCGCTCGCCGTGCTGTCCCTGGCCGCCACGGCGTGCCGGGACAAGCCCGTGGACCATCTCCAGCGGGCCCGTGATGCCACCTTCGAGAAGCGGCCCGACGAGGCGCTCGTCGAGTACCGCAAAGCCTTCGACGCGCTTCGCCACGACTCCTCACCGGAGGCGCTGGTGCTCCGCGCGCGCGCCCTCAAGGGGGCCGCGGATGTCTACTGGCTGGAGCAGCGCAAGGTGAAGGAGGCGGTGGGCGTCTACCGCGAGCTTATCCAGCAGTGCCCCGAGTCGCCGGAGGCGCTCGAGGCCCGCATCATCCTGGCGGACCTGCTGCGCGTGCATTACCGCGACCTGCGCGGCGCCATCGACCAGCTCACCGCGGCCCTCAAGCTCAATCCACCGCAGGGCGCGGAGCTGCACTACCTGGTCACCAAGCTCTACTTCGAGCTGGGCGACTATCAGCAGTGCGAGCTGGAGACCCGTCGAGTCATGGAGCGCTTCCCCACGAGCGCCTACGTGGATGACGCCCTGTACCTCCAAGCCCAGGCCATCGCGATGATGGAGGGCCGCCGCCAGGAGGCCTCCCGCACCTTCGCGGACCTGCGCACGCGCTTCCCGGACTCCGAGCTGGCGCCGCACGCCCTCTTCGAGATGGGCAAGCTGCGCGCCGACGCCGGAGAGAACGAGAAGGCCATCGAGACGTGGGTGGACGCGCTGAAGACACACCCCGACCCCGCGCTGGTGCAGGACTACATCGCGAGGGCGCGTCGGCGCATCGCCAACACCACGGCCGCGGGCGTGGGGCAGCGCGAGGTGGCCTTCGACCGCGTCCGCCCGGCGCGTACGTCGCTGGAAGCCGTCGGTGGCCGCCCCGAGGAAGCCGCGCACGAGCACGACTGA
- a CDS encoding Mut7-C RNAse domain-containing protein yields MGQPKAQVTMRFHGALNDFLSPAHRHQAFSHVLRGRPSVKDLIESLGPPHPEVDVVRVDGEAVDFTHRVQPGACVEVYPASMDEAPSVRVGPPLQDTPRFVLDVGLGRLVGFLRMLGFDALWRNDFADDTLARLSHDEDRILLSRDIGVLKRGEVLRGYFPRSTDPAEQLVEVVRRYGLTSRMHPFSRCVACNAALTSAEPSEVAGRVPERVAERHSRFQQCPDCQRVYWAGTHHQRMQALVNRLRELEGAP; encoded by the coding sequence ATGGGACAGCCGAAGGCCCAGGTGACGATGCGCTTCCATGGCGCGCTGAATGACTTCCTGTCTCCCGCGCACCGGCATCAGGCGTTCAGCCATGTGCTGCGAGGCCGCCCGTCGGTGAAGGACCTCATCGAGTCCTTGGGTCCGCCCCACCCGGAAGTGGACGTGGTGCGTGTGGATGGCGAGGCCGTGGACTTCACCCACCGGGTGCAGCCGGGCGCGTGCGTGGAGGTCTATCCCGCGTCCATGGACGAAGCGCCCAGCGTCCGGGTGGGGCCTCCGCTCCAGGACACGCCCCGCTTCGTGCTCGACGTGGGGCTGGGACGGCTCGTGGGCTTCTTGCGGATGCTGGGCTTCGACGCCCTGTGGCGCAACGACTTCGCGGACGACACGCTCGCGCGGCTCTCGCATGACGAGGACCGCATCCTCCTCTCGCGTGACATCGGGGTGCTCAAGCGCGGCGAGGTCCTGCGTGGCTACTTCCCCCGCTCGACGGACCCAGCAGAGCAGTTGGTTGAGGTGGTGCGCCGCTACGGGCTGACGTCTCGCATGCATCCCTTCTCGCGCTGCGTCGCCTGCAACGCCGCGCTGACCTCCGCCGAGCCGTCCGAGGTGGCCGGCCGCGTCCCCGAGCGCGTGGCGGAGCGGCACTCGCGCTTCCAGCAGTGTCCGGACTGCCAGCGCGTCTACTGGGCCGGCACGCACCACCAGCGAATGCAGGCCCTGGTGAACCGACTGCGCGAGCTCGAAGGCGCCCCCTAG
- a CDS encoding MXAN_5187 C-terminal domain-containing protein translates to MPPPDARQSASKSFAGRSTPADPGSSEAVLQECEALEAEVAVLRNLYEQYFLGNERQAPSRAHEDLKKRMNKLKGAFIRSTSAKFRVAGLYNKFLTYERLWARTLQEIEAGTYRRDVFKARRRAEGRKTSSTGAAGQKGVVELPEDISDMDFEEVEELIRPRPVNEPQVAASFLQATGGAPSKGPPAVAPLTPAIAPVMPAVGSTPLRGTPSVAPLAGIPSVAPVAGTPPRGQPTVTSAVGGTPAHGTSVAPPGMAAKAPGAVAGTPPPSRPVAAGASSTPPPSRPAATGAGSMAPSSRAPGTGAAGSIPPPPRPASTPPSSAASRPPSASGGGGLADDKLRAVYDAYVTAKRRCQEDTSKLSYESVAATLRKQVPELLKQHNAKAVEFKVVIKDGKASLKAVPK, encoded by the coding sequence ATGCCGCCCCCCGACGCCCGACAGTCCGCTTCCAAGAGCTTCGCTGGCAGGTCCACCCCGGCCGATCCCGGCTCCAGCGAGGCCGTCCTCCAGGAGTGCGAAGCCCTGGAGGCGGAGGTCGCCGTCCTCCGCAACCTCTACGAACAGTACTTCCTGGGCAACGAGCGTCAGGCGCCGTCGCGCGCTCACGAAGACCTCAAGAAGCGGATGAACAAGCTGAAGGGCGCGTTCATCCGCAGCACCTCCGCCAAGTTCCGCGTCGCCGGCCTGTACAACAAGTTCCTCACGTACGAACGGCTGTGGGCGCGCACGCTCCAGGAAATCGAAGCGGGCACCTATCGCCGGGATGTCTTCAAGGCGCGCCGCCGCGCGGAGGGCCGGAAGACCAGCTCGACGGGCGCGGCGGGCCAGAAGGGCGTAGTCGAGTTGCCGGAGGACATCTCCGACATGGACTTCGAGGAGGTGGAGGAGTTGATCCGCCCCCGTCCCGTCAACGAGCCGCAGGTGGCCGCCAGCTTTCTCCAGGCCACGGGTGGAGCGCCGTCGAAGGGCCCGCCCGCGGTCGCGCCGCTGACGCCCGCCATCGCGCCCGTCATGCCCGCGGTGGGAAGCACGCCGCTGCGAGGCACCCCGTCCGTTGCGCCGCTGGCAGGGATTCCCTCCGTGGCGCCCGTGGCGGGGACACCGCCGCGCGGTCAACCCACCGTGACGTCCGCGGTGGGTGGCACGCCTGCGCACGGCACGTCGGTGGCGCCGCCGGGCATGGCGGCGAAGGCGCCGGGCGCCGTGGCCGGCACGCCGCCTCCGTCGCGGCCCGTGGCTGCTGGCGCGAGCAGCACGCCGCCTCCGTCGCGGCCCGCGGCTACCGGCGCCGGGAGTATGGCTCCTTCGTCGAGGGCGCCCGGCACGGGCGCGGCCGGCAGCATCCCTCCGCCGCCGCGGCCCGCGTCGACGCCGCCTTCCTCCGCCGCGTCCCGGCCTCCTTCGGCGAGCGGCGGAGGCGGGTTGGCGGACGACAAGCTGCGTGCCGTCTACGACGCGTACGTCACCGCGAAGCGCCGCTGCCAGGAGGACACGTCGAAGCTGTCCTACGAGTCGGTGGCGGCCACGTTGCGCAAGCAGGTGCCGGAGCTGCTCAAGCAGCACAACGCGAAGGCGGTGGAGTTCAAGGTCGTCATCAAGGACGGCAAGGCGTCGCTCAAGGCCGTGCCGAAGTAG